The proteins below come from a single Acidimicrobiales bacterium genomic window:
- the dut gene encoding dUTP diphosphatase: MIDVPVVRLDPDLPLPGYAREGDAGADLLAREGAMLAAGGGRALVPTGIALALPPGYAGFIQPRSGLALRHGVTCLNTPGLIDAGYRDELKVLLVNTDPEHDYEVHRGDRIAQLVVQAVAHCAFTVTDALPPTSRGGGGFGSTGR, from the coding sequence GTGATCGACGTCCCCGTGGTGCGCCTCGACCCCGACCTGCCGTTGCCCGGCTACGCCCGGGAGGGCGACGCGGGCGCCGACCTGCTGGCCCGCGAGGGCGCCATGCTGGCCGCCGGCGGGGGCCGTGCGCTGGTCCCCACCGGGATCGCTCTCGCCCTCCCGCCGGGTTACGCCGGGTTCATCCAGCCCCGGAGCGGGCTGGCCCTGCGACACGGGGTCACCTGCCTCAACACTCCCGGGCTCATCGACGCCGGCTACCGCGACGAGCTGAAGGTGCTGCTCGTCAACACCGACCCGGAGCACGACTACGAGGTGCACCGCGGCGACCGCATCGCCCAGCTGGTCGTCCAAGCGGTCGCGCACTGCGCCTTCACCGTCACCGACGCCCTCCCCCCAACCAGCAGGGGAGGCGGTGGCTTCGGCTCAACGGGGAGGTGA
- a CDS encoding CsbD family protein, which yields MASENKAEELKGRIKEAGGDLTDNDDLKREGKADQASASIKGKVGDAVDSVKDAVTKD from the coding sequence ATGGCATCAGAGAACAAGGCAGAAGAGCTCAAGGGTCGGATCAAGGAAGCCGGCGGCGACCTCACCGACAACGACGACCTCAAGCGCGAGGGCAAGGCCGACCAGGCCTCGGCCTCGATCAAGGGCAAGGTCGGCGACGCTGTCGACTCGGTCAAGGATGCCGTCACGAAGGACTGA
- a CDS encoding ATP-binding protein: MTTQAELVRLEIPALPAFVGVARTVIVAIATSIEGIDDDRLEDLRIAVSEACTNAVEAHRSEEIEQRVVLRCLLDDEHLEIRIEDAGGGFDPDSLSTPRGEDPEGLRAERGWGIQLIRALVDDVTFNRSGNGTAVSLAMRLSPAGGDLG; encoded by the coding sequence ATGACCACCCAGGCTGAGCTGGTCCGTCTCGAGATCCCCGCCCTCCCCGCCTTCGTCGGCGTGGCTCGCACCGTCATCGTGGCCATCGCCACCTCCATCGAGGGCATCGACGACGATCGCCTCGAGGACCTGCGCATCGCGGTCTCGGAGGCGTGCACCAACGCCGTCGAGGCCCACCGCTCCGAGGAGATCGAGCAGCGGGTGGTCCTGCGGTGCCTCCTCGACGACGAGCACCTCGAGATACGCATCGAGGACGCCGGCGGTGGTTTCGACCCCGACTCGCTGTCCACCCCGAGAGGCGAGGACCCCGAGGGGCTGCGCGCCGAGCGCGGGTGGGGGATCCAGCTGATCCGCGCCTTGGTGGACGACGTCACCTTCAACCGGAGCGGCAACGGCACCGCCGTCTCCCTCGCCATGCGGCTCTCCCCTGCGGGCGGCGACCTCGGTTGA
- a CDS encoding RNA polymerase sigma factor SigF codes for MALDRSDKEALMEKFRAFASSGDQRLRGELIEAHIGLAEYLARRFANRGEPLDDLVQVASLGLVKAVERFDPGRGLEFTTFATPTIVGELKRHFRDKGWAVRVPRRVQELHLRVTRVIDDLSTELGRSPTIGEIARRAGTTEDEVTEAIEAGSAYRSTSLDAGRTDDDESPGLLGQLGELDPELGRAERRAALGPLLNTLPEREQIMLYLRFYEGMTQSEIAKQIGISQMHVSRLLTRSLQQLREVAG; via the coding sequence ATGGCCCTCGACCGGTCGGACAAGGAAGCGCTCATGGAGAAGTTCCGTGCGTTCGCCTCCTCAGGTGACCAGCGGCTCCGCGGCGAGCTCATCGAGGCGCACATCGGCCTGGCCGAGTACCTGGCACGCCGCTTCGCCAACCGAGGCGAACCCCTCGACGACCTCGTCCAGGTGGCGTCGCTCGGGCTCGTGAAGGCGGTCGAGCGGTTCGACCCGGGCCGGGGTCTCGAGTTCACCACCTTCGCCACCCCCACCATCGTCGGTGAGCTCAAGCGGCACTTCCGCGACAAGGGTTGGGCGGTGCGCGTCCCTCGCCGCGTCCAGGAGCTGCACCTGCGGGTCACCCGGGTGATCGACGACCTCTCCACCGAGTTGGGTCGCTCGCCCACCATCGGGGAGATCGCAAGGCGGGCGGGCACCACCGAGGACGAGGTCACCGAGGCGATCGAAGCCGGCTCGGCCTACCGCTCCACGTCCCTCGACGCCGGACGCACCGACGACGACGAGAGCCCGGGCCTGCTCGGCCAGCTCGGCGAGCTCGACCCCGAGTTGGGACGGGCGGAGCGGCGCGCCGCCCTCGGCCCGCTGCTCAACACACTGCCCGAGCGGGAGCAGATCATGTTGTACCTGCGCTTCTACGAGGGCATGACCCAGTCGGAGATCGCCAAGCAGATCGGCATCAGCCAGATGCACGTCTCGCGCCTGTTGACCCGGAGCCTCCAGCAGCTGCGCGAAGTGGCCGGGTAG
- a CDS encoding acyl-ACP thioesterase domain-containing protein, which yields MDRPEPADIAADLVPLPEVGRRFTTSRRVRLADADATGRLRLDAVARLLQDVGNDDFADAGLDPGSPWVARRTAVAVEAWPRLGERVQVTTWCGGLGSRWAERRSTLTGAAGGRVDVASLWVHLSDAGRPTRLPDWFLDTYGEAALGRVVSSRLSHPAVPVRATGRPWAVRATDLDVLGHVNNAATWAAVEDELWRRGAVPQRAELEYHAAIDPTDDVILRVAEGSALGLWLTAGAATRASARVAVGG from the coding sequence GTGGACCGCCCGGAGCCTGCCGACATCGCCGCCGACCTGGTGCCGCTGCCGGAGGTCGGCCGCCGCTTCACCACCTCGCGTCGGGTGCGCCTGGCCGATGCCGACGCGACCGGCCGTCTGCGTCTCGACGCCGTCGCCCGCCTGCTGCAGGACGTGGGCAACGACGACTTCGCCGACGCCGGCCTTGATCCGGGCTCGCCCTGGGTGGCGCGCCGCACGGCCGTGGCGGTCGAGGCCTGGCCACGGCTGGGCGAGCGGGTGCAGGTCACGACGTGGTGCGGCGGGCTCGGGAGCCGGTGGGCCGAGCGGCGCAGCACGCTCACCGGCGCCGCCGGTGGTCGGGTCGACGTGGCGTCCCTCTGGGTCCACCTCTCCGATGCGGGCCGCCCCACCCGCCTGCCGGACTGGTTCCTCGACACCTACGGCGAGGCGGCCCTCGGCCGGGTCGTCTCCTCGCGCCTCTCCCACCCGGCGGTCCCCGTCCGGGCCACCGGCCGGCCGTGGGCCGTCCGGGCGACCGACCTCGACGTGCTGGGCCACGTCAACAACGCCGCCACGTGGGCCGCTGTCGAGGACGAGCTGTGGCGCCGTGGCGCAGTGCCGCAGCGGGCCGAGCTCGAGTACCACGCCGCCATCGACCCGACCGACGACGTGATCCTGCGCGTCGCCGAGGGGTCGGCCCTCGGCCTCTGGCTCACGGCCGGTGCGGCCACCCGCGCCTCGGCCAGGGTGGCCGTCGGCGGCTAG
- the orn gene encoding oligoribonuclease: protein MLVWMDLEMTGLDPARDVIVEVATLVTDDALEVIAEGPDLVVHQPPEVLELMDDFVRDMHTRSGLLTAIAASTTTLEEAGAATLAFVKEHVPEAATVPLCGNSIGTDRRFLAAYLPEIEDHLHYRSVDVSTIKELARRWYPGVITRAPRKTGGHRALDDIRESVAELRYYREAMFKPAAEAGPPPADPAV, encoded by the coding sequence GTGCTCGTCTGGATGGACCTGGAGATGACCGGCCTCGACCCCGCACGCGACGTGATCGTGGAGGTCGCCACCCTGGTCACCGACGACGCGCTCGAGGTGATCGCCGAAGGTCCCGACCTCGTCGTGCACCAACCCCCCGAGGTCCTCGAGCTCATGGACGACTTCGTCCGCGACATGCACACCCGATCGGGCCTCCTCACCGCCATCGCGGCGTCGACCACCACACTCGAGGAGGCCGGCGCCGCCACCCTGGCGTTCGTCAAGGAGCACGTGCCCGAAGCCGCCACCGTGCCGCTGTGCGGGAACTCCATCGGCACCGACCGGCGCTTCCTCGCCGCCTACCTCCCGGAGATCGAGGATCACCTCCACTACCGCTCGGTCGACGTCTCCACCATCAAGGAGCTGGCCCGGCGGTGGTACCCGGGCGTGATCACCCGCGCCCCCCGCAAGACCGGCGGGCACCGTGCCCTCGACGACATCCGGGAGAGCGTCGCCGAGCTGCGCTACTACCGCGAGGCGATGTTCAAGCCCGCCGCCGAGGCCGGCCCCCCGCCCGCCGACCCGGCAGTCTGA
- a CDS encoding WhiB family transcriptional regulator gives MFAEVQFIETDADEQPGSDVWSLAACNDGSGALTELFFSEDLLDIARAKHICSGCPVQGRCLNEAIERREPWGVWGGELLVNGRILPQKRRRGRPPKQRPAEVIVIDGVEVVVVPAIQSA, from the coding sequence ATGTTCGCCGAGGTGCAGTTCATCGAGACCGACGCCGACGAGCAACCCGGGAGCGACGTGTGGTCGCTGGCTGCCTGCAACGACGGCAGCGGCGCCCTCACCGAGCTCTTCTTCTCCGAGGACCTGCTCGACATCGCCCGGGCAAAGCACATCTGCTCCGGTTGCCCGGTCCAGGGTCGCTGCCTCAACGAGGCGATAGAGCGGCGGGAGCCCTGGGGTGTCTGGGGTGGCGAGCTGCTCGTCAACGGGCGGATCCTCCCCCAGAAGCGGCGCCGGGGCCGTCCGCCCAAGCAGCGACCTGCCGAGGTCATCGTGATCGACGGCGTCGAGGTCGTGGTCGTGCCGGCCATCCAGTCGGCCTGA
- a CDS encoding TlpA disulfide reductase family protein produces the protein MATDTLTPSPPAPGGPPRRPRPRLHPLVLGCLAAVVSVGAGTAAALVYGALVDEPPADRPEPEVVLRFTPDQDESDRGDTAGGTRLPDDRFPDLDGQLRSFADYRGTPLVVNFWASSCAPCIKEMPDLEQVSQELAGEVAFLGIAVRDQVADSQRMIERTGVTYDIGRDPSGSLLADLGGVVLPSTFFVAADGTVVHLATGALTLDQIRERAEALRA, from the coding sequence ATGGCCACCGACACCCTCACCCCGTCGCCGCCGGCACCCGGCGGCCCCCCACGCCGACCGCGCCCGCGGCTCCACCCACTGGTCCTGGGTTGCCTCGCCGCCGTGGTCTCCGTCGGTGCCGGCACCGCCGCCGCCCTGGTCTACGGGGCTCTCGTCGACGAACCCCCCGCCGACCGCCCGGAGCCCGAGGTGGTCCTGCGCTTCACCCCCGACCAGGACGAGTCCGACCGGGGCGACACCGCCGGCGGGACCCGACTGCCCGACGACCGCTTCCCGGACCTCGACGGCCAGCTCCGCTCGTTCGCCGACTACCGGGGGACCCCACTGGTCGTGAACTTCTGGGCGTCGTCGTGCGCCCCGTGCATCAAGGAGATGCCCGACCTCGAGCAGGTGAGCCAGGAGCTGGCCGGCGAGGTGGCCTTCCTCGGCATCGCCGTGCGCGACCAGGTCGCCGACTCGCAGCGGATGATCGAACGCACCGGCGTCACCTACGACATCGGCAGGGACCCGAGCGGGAGCCTGCTCGCCGATCTCGGGGGCGTGGTCCTTCCCAGCACCTTCTTCGTCGCCGCCGACGGCACGGTGGTGCACCTCGCCACCGGGGCCTTGACCCTCGATCAGATCCGCGAGCGGGCCGAGGCCCTGCGGGCATGA
- a CDS encoding MBL fold metallo-hydrolase, with translation MTSTQRPRRQEQLPAEEEVVEVAPGVLRLQLPISLPGLGHVNTYAICDDRGVAVVDPGLPGPSSWKALTARLAAAGIGMRRIHTVLVTHSHPDHYGGAKRLARESGAELVAHTAFRRWASTPCTCDDPSHEHVDADGPANAGGDVPARPGPPWAGPTPWGGDRHRPPLRRRIGYRLLGTRFAPPEPSRRVRHGEVLDLGGREWVAHHTPGHTLDHLCLHDPATGVLLSGDHVLPTITPHISGVGAGPDPLEGFFRSLDDIAAVGPVTTVLPAHGQPFDDLAGRAGEIREHHEARLAELIAASHDLGWATVGELSQRLFKERSWGPMAESETFAHLEHLRLAGRAEVRRDDDALRYDLSAG, from the coding sequence GTGACCAGCACCCAGCGCCCCCGACGCCAGGAGCAGCTCCCGGCCGAGGAGGAGGTCGTCGAGGTGGCACCCGGCGTGCTGCGCCTGCAGCTGCCCATCTCGCTGCCGGGCCTCGGCCACGTGAACACCTACGCGATCTGCGACGACCGGGGGGTCGCCGTGGTCGACCCCGGCCTGCCCGGACCCTCGTCGTGGAAGGCGCTCACCGCCCGCCTGGCCGCCGCCGGGATCGGCATGCGCCGGATCCACACCGTCCTGGTCACCCACTCCCACCCCGACCACTACGGCGGGGCCAAGCGGCTCGCGCGGGAGTCCGGAGCCGAGCTCGTCGCCCACACCGCCTTCCGGCGCTGGGCGTCCACCCCGTGCACCTGCGACGACCCGTCCCACGAGCACGTCGACGCTGACGGGCCGGCCAACGCGGGAGGCGATGTCCCCGCGCGGCCCGGGCCGCCATGGGCCGGACCCACGCCCTGGGGCGGCGACCGCCACCGCCCGCCCCTGCGACGACGCATCGGCTACCGCCTGCTCGGCACGCGCTTCGCCCCGCCGGAGCCGAGCCGGCGGGTCCGCCACGGCGAGGTCCTCGACCTCGGCGGACGGGAGTGGGTGGCCCACCACACGCCCGGCCACACCCTCGACCACCTGTGCCTCCACGACCCCGCCACCGGGGTGCTGCTGTCGGGCGACCACGTGCTGCCCACCATCACCCCGCACATCTCCGGCGTGGGCGCCGGTCCCGACCCCCTCGAGGGGTTCTTCCGCTCCCTCGACGACATCGCCGCCGTCGGACCGGTCACCACCGTGCTCCCCGCCCACGGCCAGCCGTTCGACGACCTCGCCGGGCGGGCCGGCGAGATCCGCGAGCACCACGAGGCGCGACTGGCCGAGCTCATCGCCGCCTCGCACGACCTCGGGTGGGCCACCGTCGGAGAGCTCTCCCAGCGCCTCTTCAAGGAGCGCAGCTGGGGACCGATGGCCGAGAGCGAGACCTTCGCCCACCTCGAGCACCTGCGCCTCGCGGGGCGGGCCGAGGTCCGCCGCGACGACGACGCACTGCGCTACGACCTCTCGGCGGGCTAG
- a CDS encoding YibE/F family protein: MGHVHVHPSEEAPASPQARRMLLVLLAPLIIATVAGLVVLWPSEVRPDLSAEFGAPDDLVDAQVVGLQRGPCPGTPDEADIRCVTPTVEILGGADRGRTVTLQPQSRAAGVDFDIDERVVLGYTAAAEEDFQYYFADRERRGPLLVLGILFAVAVIGLGRFHGFRALLGVGISLLALTTFVLPAVLEGSNPLAVALVGSSFIAFVSLYLAHGLNARTTTALLGSLGSLALVGVLSTIFVAASRFSGLADEEALFLSISAVDLDLTGLLLGGIVIGTLGVLYDVTVTQASAVWELQRANPRYTRWELYRSAIRIGRDHIAATVNTLVLAYAGASLPLFLIFTQADIGLLDAVNGELVAVEIVRTLCGSIGLVASVPLTTGLAALVVRGPEPPSTEGEDPVDGDEPPDEAEAVPAAKEAAATTPTADNDPRHFRSRGERSFWG; encoded by the coding sequence ATGGGTCACGTCCACGTCCACCCCAGCGAGGAGGCTCCGGCCTCCCCCCAGGCCAGGCGCATGCTCCTCGTGCTCCTCGCTCCCCTCATCATCGCCACCGTCGCCGGGCTGGTGGTGCTCTGGCCGAGCGAGGTCCGCCCGGACCTGAGCGCTGAGTTCGGAGCGCCCGACGACCTCGTCGACGCCCAGGTGGTCGGCCTCCAGCGCGGCCCCTGCCCCGGGACCCCCGACGAGGCCGACATCCGCTGCGTGACCCCGACCGTCGAGATCCTCGGCGGCGCCGACCGGGGCCGGACCGTCACGCTCCAGCCCCAGTCGAGGGCTGCCGGGGTCGACTTCGACATCGACGAGCGGGTGGTCCTGGGCTACACCGCTGCTGCCGAGGAGGACTTCCAGTACTACTTCGCCGACCGCGAGCGGCGCGGCCCCCTGCTGGTGCTCGGCATCCTCTTCGCCGTCGCCGTCATCGGCCTGGGGCGCTTCCACGGCTTCCGCGCCCTGCTCGGCGTGGGGATCAGCCTCCTCGCCCTCACGACCTTCGTGCTGCCGGCGGTGCTCGAGGGCTCGAACCCGCTGGCGGTGGCGCTGGTGGGCTCGTCGTTCATCGCCTTCGTCTCCCTCTACCTCGCCCACGGCCTCAACGCCCGCACCACCACCGCCCTCCTCGGCAGCCTCGGCAGCCTGGCCCTGGTCGGGGTGCTGTCCACCATCTTCGTGGCCGCCTCGCGCTTCTCCGGCCTCGCCGACGAGGAGGCGCTCTTCCTCTCGATCTCGGCCGTCGACCTCGACCTCACCGGTCTGCTCCTCGGTGGGATCGTGATCGGCACGCTCGGCGTGCTCTACGACGTCACCGTGACCCAGGCGTCGGCGGTCTGGGAGCTGCAGCGGGCCAACCCGAGGTACACCCGCTGGGAGCTCTACCGCTCGGCCATCCGCATCGGCCGCGATCACATCGCCGCCACGGTCAACACCCTCGTGCTGGCCTACGCCGGCGCCTCGCTGCCGCTGTTCCTGATCTTCACCCAGGCCGACATCGGGCTCCTCGACGCCGTGAACGGCGAGCTCGTGGCAGTCGAGATCGTGCGCACCCTCTGCGGCAGCATCGGCCTGGTGGCCTCGGTCCCGCTCACCACCGGCCTCGCCGCGCTGGTGGTGCGGGGGCCCGAGCCGCCGTCCACCGAGGGGGAGGACCCTGTCGACGGCGACGAGCCGCCCGACGAGGCCGAGGCCGTGCCCGCCGCCAAAGAGGCGGCGGCGACCACACCCACGGCCGACAACGACCCCCGCCACTTCCGCAGCCGCGGCGAGCGCTCCTTCTGGGGGTAG